The following nucleotide sequence is from Gemmatimonadaceae bacterium.
ACCGGCGCCGTCGCCGAGTTGGTCGTCGACCACTGGTTCGTGCGTGCGTCCTTCTCGAACGTGTAGAACCCGCCGATCGTCAGGCGCGCATTGGCGACGTAGTTGAACTCACCCGTGTAACTGTCGTACTTGGTATCGAGCAGGCCGCTCGGCGTGTTCGGCGTGGCAACGGCACCGGCGATCGGCACGCCCGCTGACACCGCGATGCGGTTCGGGCGGTCGACGAAATCGACGTTGCGACGGAAATACGCGAAGCTCAGGTCGAACCCGTCCGCCGGCGTGAGTTCGATCTCGACGCCCGTCTTCGTGTTCTCGAAGGCGGCTTCGTCAAGCTGGAAGCCGTAGACGGTCTCGCCTTCGGCGGTACGCTTGCTGAAATCGTACGTGCCGCGGAAGCCCAGCCAGTCATTGTAGTGATACAGGGCCGTCACGCCCATGCCACTCTCCGTCCCCTTCTCGGCTTCGCGATGCGTCCGTTCCAGCTGGCCGCCGCGCACTTGCCCTTCAATCGTGAACGCCTGGTAGTCGTACGTCGCCGACGCCGAATAGCGCGAGCTCTTCGTGTCGTAGATGTTCGCCGTCGCATGGCCGAACGGATCGGCGGCCGTCGCGGTCACGGCCGTCCAGGCGCCGTTGCCCTGCGACGCATCACCCGTGATCACGTACTTGTCCGACTTGTCCTTCAGGTCGTTCACCCGATACTGCGCGCGCAGGGTCAGCCCTTCTGCCGGCCGGCTCGAAAACGCGAAGTTGTACATGGTCGTGTTGACCTTGCCGCCGTACGACGGCTGCTGCAGCGCCGCGCGGCTGGCCAGGTTCAGTCCGCTTGGGCTGCTGTTCATCGCCGCGGCCGTGTACGGGAAGAATGGCGCGTCCTGTGTAAGCATCGAGAGCGCGAGGCCGGCGCTGATGCGCGTCTGCTTCGCGAACTTGAACGTCACGCCGGCGCGGGCCGTGCTCGCCTCGTTGTCCGGCGCCATGACGACGCGGTCGCGGGACGGACCGCCCATCGCCGGAACCGTTGAACCCACCGCCGCCGTCTGAACCTGGTCGACCCCCTGCACGAGGTTGTCGATCAGCATCGATTGCGCGCGGTTGTCGTAGATGCTCAGGTTGTAGCCGGCATACGCGCTGCCGTGCTTGAACGTGTACGACGTCTTGATGCCGATGTCGTGCGTCATCTCATCCAGCGGCGTCGCTGCTTCCATCGCCGGTCCGAGTGCGCCGCGAATGTTCATGCTGGTCAGGCCACGATAGCCTTCCTTCAGCGTGTTCGTGTACGACAGCGTCACCGGCAGCGGCAGGTGGCTGCCCAGGTCGAGCTCGACGTTGCCCGTCTTGCGGACGCCCGTGATGTCCACGAGGCCGGCGGCCTGGAACGTCGGGGTGAAGAGCCCCTGATACCACGGAATCGTGCGGGTCGACGTCGGCATCATCGCGTTGATCGCGTTCGCCAGCGCCGTGCGTAGCGTCGACGGAGCCGTCCACACCCCGGGCGCCGACTCGGCGAGCGTCGCGTGGGCGTCAAAGCCCATGTTGTGCGGCACCTGGTTGTAGTCGAACTTGACGCCAAGGCCCATCGCCTTCAGCGAGCCGAAGTAGCGCTGGTTCTTCAGCGACACGTTCTGGCCCGTCAGGTTGAAGTCGACCTGCTTCGTGGTCGAGAAGAGGTTGAAGTTCGAGATCGAGGCGCCGTTCGGAATGTCCTTGTATTCCGTGAACTTGGACGACGTCACGTCTTCGACACCGGTCGTCTTGATCGTGATCGAGCCGCCGCTGGTGGGCGCATTCTGCGCCGACGCGGCCGATGCCACCATGAGAAGCCCCATGGCGACGAACGCTGGAATCTTCATTGCGCGTGTCATGGGTGGGTTACCGGATGAAGTAGGCGCCCGAGGGCGAGTTGGAACCATGGATGTTCAGGTGGCAGTTCGCGCAGGAACGTCCGACAAAGCGCGAGTTCACCGTCGGATAGCCGGACGGCGCGCCAGTCGGGGCGATCGTCACGCCCTGTTCCGTGGCGTACTTGTCAAGCGAGCCAAAGTGGCCTGAACCCGTGAGGTGACAGCCCCAGCAGAGGTTGGGCATCTTCTGGTTGAGCATCCGCATGTGGTTCGAGCCGTGCGGATTGTGGCAGGTCGCGCAGTCTTCGCGGACCGGCGCATGCTCGAAGAGGAACGGACCGCGCTTTTCCGTGTGGCAGGAGTAGCACAGCTCCGTCGCCGTCTCCGCCTTCACCATCTTCGGGGTGTTCCCCTCGTGCGGGTTGTGGCAGCTTGAGCAGCCCATCTTTCCTTCGCGCACCGGGTGGTGCGACGTCCGGTTCATCTGGGCGCGCTGTGTCTTGTGGCACGCGTAGCAGGTCTCGGCGTCCGACTTCGTCTTCAGCTGCGCCGTCGCCGACTTGGGGCTGTGCACACTGTGGCACGAGGCGCAGGAGACGTTCCGGCGCGCATGCATGCCGCTCACGTAGCTCTCCTGGTTGCCCTTTTCATGGCAGCTCAGGCAGTTCGCGTTCAGGTCGGCGGCCTTCATCTTCTTCAGCGACGGCACGGGGCCGTCCTTGCCTTCCGACTGTGCCTTGAAGTGCGCGTCGACGTCGTTGTGGCACTTCGCGCACGCCTGCTCGACCTTGGCGTGGGCCGACTTGTTGTACGCCGGCGTGAGAGCCTTGTCGTGACAAGACTCGCAATCCGACGCCTTCCACGACGCCGCCTGTGCTCCCGCTTGCGCGAAGGCTCCTGAGCCTACGAGCAAGGCGAGTGCCCCTGCCAGCATCGTGGTGAACCTGAAATGACGCATCGTGGCTCCTCCACCGCTTGGTCTCCGGGGTCATCCCGGAGAGTCTGGACAGCAAAAAAACCCCAACTTCGAGCCCTGCCCGCGCGGCAGAATGCGCAGCGCTAGTTGCAGTCTCATTGGGGGGCGGTGGCTTCAGACCAACTGAGCAATCAGGCCCAAAACGCCATGGAAGGATTGTGTCCGAACGCGGTACCGGAATCAATCGGAGGATTGGGAGTTCTACGTAGTCACTTTCCTTACGCATTTTCGGATCACGATAACTCTAGTTGGCAGTTGATTTTAGGCCAATCCTTACGTGAAACAGCGGGAACGCTCTGGAACCGAAGTAAATCCGTTCCAGGCTGTCGATCGGATGGGGTCATTCTTCATCTCGCTTGACGCTTCGGCAGAGCTTGCGTTGTTGGAGTGAGTTTCCCGTATTGATCGGTGTAACTATCTGCAATGACTGCGGTTAATAGACGCCACGACGATCGATTCACCATATGTTGTGATTTCTTTGCAGAAATTGCAGTCAGGTGTGTACTCTATTTGCTTGATGGCAGTTGATTTCGAGTTGTTGTACTCGTATAATTGTATATTCTGCACTTTCTGCAGAGCACCCGCCCATTCTCTATCCCGGTAGAGCCCACATGAACCCTCGCGTTGCCGCTATCAGGGCCATTGCCTCGCGCGTGGTCACACCGCCCGACATCCCTTCCACCAAGGAAGGTGGAGAGCCGATCTCGCACTACTTCGGATCGCTCACCTTCGGCGCGCGCCAGATGCGCGACAAGCTCCCCAAGGAAGTCTTCGCCAAGCTCAACTCGGCCATCCGACTCGGCAAGAAACTCGACGTCGACATCGCCCCCACCGTCGCCCAGGTCATCAAGGAATGGGCGATGTCGAACGGCGTCACCCACTTCTGCCACTGGTTCCAGCCGCAGACGGGACTCACCGCCGAGAAGCACGACGCCTTCTTCTCGTTCGATGAGAACAAGCTCCCCATGGAGTCGTTCACCGGCGAGCAGCTCATCCAGAGCGAGCCTGATGCGTCGTCGTTCCCGTCCGGCGGCCTCCGCGCCACGTGGGAAGCGCGCGGCTACACCGCGTGGAACCCGGCGTCGCCCGTCTTCATCATGGATTCGGCCGGCACCAAGACGCTGTGCATCCCCTCGGTCTTCATCGGCTACAACGGCGAGGCGCTCGACGAAGTCACCCCGCTCCTCCGCTCGTCCGACGTGCTCTCGCACAAGGCCATGGAGGTGCTGGAGCTACTCGGCGATAAAGGCGCGATGCGCGTCTACACGACGATGGGCGCCGAGCAGGAGTACTTCCTCATTGACCGCGGCCACTTCTCGCTGCGCCCCGATCTCGTGATGGGCGGCCGCACGCTCATCGGCGCCCCGCCGCCGCGCGGACAGCAGCTCGAAGACCACTACTTCGGCGGCATCCCCGAACGCGTGCAGGCCTGCATCGCCGAAGTGGAGTACGAGCTCTATCGCCTGGGCGTGCCCATCGTCACGCGCCATAACGAAGTCGCGCCCTGCCAGTTCGAGATGGCCCCCGTCTTCGAGGAGACGGACATCGCCACCGACCACAACCAGCTCGTGATGGCGATCCTCCGCAAGGTGGCCATGCGGCACGGACTCGTCGCGCTACTGCACGAGAAGCCGTTCGCCGGCATCAACGGCTCCGGCAAGCACTGCAACTGGTCGATGTCCGTCGCCTCCGACAACGAGCTCGATGGCGTCAACCTGCTCAAGCCCGGCAAGACACCGCACCAGAACCTGCGCTTCCTGCTGTTCCTCGCCGCGGTCCTCAAGGCCGTCTTCAAGCATCAGGGCCTCCTGCGCGCCGGCATCGCCACCTCCGGCAACGAGCACCGACTCGGCGCCAACGAAGCGCCCCCGGCCATCATCTCGGTGTTCCTCGGCGCGATGCTCACCAATATGATCGAGGACATCGTCGCCGGCCGTACAGGCACGTCAGCCGATGCCGCCATGATCAAGCTCGGCGTCGCCAAGCTCCCCGAGATTGCGCAGGACAACACCGACCGCAACCGCACGTCGCCGCTCGCGTTCACCGGCGCCAAGTTCGAGTTCCGCGCCGTCGGCTCGTCGCAGTCCATCGCCTTCCCGGTGATGGTGCTCAATACGGTGGTCGCCGAGGCCATTGGCGAGCTCACCGCCGACCTGAAGGACGAACTCAAGAAGACCAAGAGCATTGACGACGCGGTGCTCAAGGTCGTGCGCATCGCCTTCAAGGAGACGGCGTCGATCCGCTTCGAGGGGAACAACTACTCCGAGGAATGGGTGAAGGAGGCCAAGACGCGCGGCTTGCTCAACCTGCGTCGCACGCCCGAAGCGCTCGACTATCTCAAGGTCCCGACCACGCGGAAGCTCTTCACGGCACTCGGCATTCTGTCCGAGGCCGAACTCGAGAGCCGGTATCACGTGCGCATCGAGCGCTATACGAAGGACATGCTCATCGAGATGCACACCATGCGCGAGATGGCGGACACGATGGTCATCCCCGCGGCGTTCAAGTACCTCGGCGTCGTCGCCGATGCCGCGCAGAAGTCCAAGGCCGCCGGCATCAAGACCAACCCCGCGGCCGCCGCGGCAACGACGCTCGCCAGGCAGATCACCGATCTCCAGAAGCGCACCGCCGCGCTCCGCGCGGCCGCCGAGAAGGGCGACTCGATGCACGAGACGCCCGGCAAGTGCGCGCAGTTCCTCACGAGCACCGGAGCGGATTGCATGGCCAAGGTGCGAGAGGTTTGCGATAGCTTGGAACTCACTATTGGTGACGAGTTCTGGCCCCTACCGAGATATCGTGAGATGGTGTTTCCGGTTTAGAGAAACAACAGAGAGCCAACAGAGAGACAACAGAGGCCCGCCATCTCCACTTGGGCGGGCCTCTGTGCATCACCTTCGCGCCCCTTCGCGCCCTTCAATCTTCGTGGTGGCAGTTCGCCCAGCAGCCTATCTGATTCTCGCCCGCTCCAGTCGCGCGCCCTTGTCGTCGAGCACTCCGAGGTACACGACGCCAGGGCCGAATCCGGAGACCACGCGGCCGAACGGCAGGCGCACACGGTCCACGAGCGTTCCGCTTGCATCCACCACGTCGTACACCGGGCCGGTGTCGGACAGGGCCGTCGTGCGAATCCAGAGCCGCCCCTGCGTGTCGACGCTCATCGCTCCTGTGCGGAAGGCCGGGCGGTAGTCCGCAAGTTCCTTCGCATCAACCGGCTGGTAATTCGGCACCTGAAAACGCACGGGCGGCGCCCGCATCGCGGCGCCGCCGACCGGCACACCTTCGCCCTCGCCCCCGTTCACCTGCTTGTTCAAACGCTCTCGCTCGGCTTGCCATGCCACGTTCGCCGAGTCGATGAGTCTCACCTTGTCATCGTCGCTCATGCGCTGCCAGCCGAATGGCACCTTGGGCGTTGACGAGCGCGCTCCGTCAGGCGCGAACCAGTCCACGTGATAGTCGCGACCGCGCAGTGCGGCGATGCGTCCATCAGCAAGCAACACCCAATCGTCCACCACGGGCATCGGGTTGGTGCGTACGGTCGTAGCGAAACCCTTGTCCGTCTGCCGCACCTCAAACCGCTCGGTCGGCTTCTTCACCCACGTGATGGTGTCAATGGACTTTTCGCGCAGATCCACGCGCACAATCGGCGCCGAGTCCGGCGGTTGCGGCATAATGAACGGCTTCCCCGGCTCCGGTGGACCGGTACTCGCACCGCGACGATCAGCGGGCGCGAATCCGCGATAGACGATGCGGCCGAGTGGATCCACGCCGGGCGTGCCGAACGGCCCGCCGATCATGAAATCGGCATCCCGTGGCCGAGGAATCGCCATCACGCGAACCGTTTCGCCGGCAGCGTCAATCACCGTCATCGTGAGCGCCTCGGGATCGATGAACAGCGACGAATCGCCCCGGTACGGAATGAGGCCGGCGATGCGGCTGTTGTATCCCGCGCCGCTCGCCGCGGACGTGTCGAGGACGGTGCGTCGCAGGAGAAGCAGCGAATCCAGCAACACCACCTGCCGTCCCGTGAGGTCATGCACGAGCACTGCCCCATTCGGCAGCGACCGCACAAGCGACACGGAGCGCAACAGGCCTTCGGGCGAGACGCTGACCACCGGGCCGAGTGGCCGCACGGGCGGCACGCGTTGAGCGCCGAGGGAAACGGCGGGAGCACAGACTGTCAGGAGAAGAGCGGCACTGCTCGCGTGTATTCGCATAGTGGTCCTAACTTACCAATGTCACGCCTTGTCACGCAACGAGATCTTGCTCTCACTCGATTCGGCAGCGCCTACATTTCACCTTCGCGCCTCTTCACGCCCGCTCGTGCGCCTTCGCGCCCCTTCGCGCCCTTCGCCCTTCGTGGTGGCAGTACAGTTGATCCCGCCCCGTCACCACACCACCTTTGCACGGGTCCGCCCCACCAAGAGGCCCCTATGTCTCTCCGCCCGATTGCGCTTGTTCTCCTGCTCGCCCTCGTCGCCGCCCCCGCCAATGCCCAACTCGGCGGCCTCGCCAAGAAGATGAAGGACAAGGCCATGCAGGCCGCCGCCGAGAAGGCGGGGCTGGACACCAAGAACGCGCCGACCCCGCCGACGTACGACGACGTGATTCTCGAACTCACCGCGCCGCGCGTGGATGCGCTGCTCAAGGGACTCGGCGCGGCGCAGGCCGTGCTCACCGCCAACGGGGGCATTCCCGCGATCCTCAAGGAGCGGGAGGCGCTCGAGGGGCAGATCTCGACGCTCAACGACCGCGCCAATGCAGTGAGCTCGGGCTACGAGAATGCGCGGAACCGCTGGTCGAGCTGCGAGAACGATGCCCAAGACGCGCTGAGCAAGAAGCACGAGGACGAGGTGCGCAAGGCAACCGCCGCCATGATCGCCAATCCTGCTGCGGCCGCCGAGCGCACGCGGAACGCCTCGGTCTACCAGCAGGAGCTGGCCAAGGCCGTGGCCGACAACGACAGCGTTGCGCTGAAGAAGGCGACCAATAACTACTACAAGATCTGGGGCGTCGACCTCACCAAGGACGATGCGTTCATCACGGCCAAGTGCGGGGCCATGCCCGCCAAGCCGCAGGCCATGATCGAGCTCGACCGCGCCAACGATCGCAAGGACTCGCTCGACATAAAGGCGCGCGCCATCGAGACGCGCGCCGTGCTCGAGGGGAGCAAGGCGTCGGGACTCACCGAGCAGCAGTTCGCGATGGCACGCGAGCGCGCCCAGATGGCCGTGACCGGCACGCGCACGCGTTTCTCCAAGGGGGAACTCGCGGCGATCGACGCCCGCAAGGCGGAGCTGCTCGCCTATCTCAAGCCGTGATTCGTACCGCGGCGCTCGTGCTCGCCGCGGCGTTCGTCGCCGCGGGCGAGCCGGCGACGCTCTCGGTGCGCGGCGCCAACGGCCGCACCGCGTGGTGGCGGGAGGACCGTGCCCCGGTGCGATGGGAGCACGCGCATCCGGTCGTCACTCACGCCATCGTGTGGCATCGCGGCGCGCCCGGTGTCGAGTGGGGCGAACTCTCGCTCGAGGCCGGCGGCGAGGCGTGGCGCACGCGCGTCATCATCGCGCGGCTCGATCCGCGCCGAGTGCGCTTTGACGTGCAGTGGGGTGTCGACAGCGCGGCGCAGCCCGCCTGGTCCATCTCCAGCGCGCCAACGAATGTGCGATTCGCCGTCAACGCCGGACAGTTCACGGCCACGTTGCCCTGGGGATGGGTGGTGGCCGGCGGACAGGAACGGCTTGGGCCGGGACGTGGCCCGCTCTCCAGCGCCTTCATCATCGACCGAGAGGGCGCGGTGCGCATCGTGGACGGCGATACCCTCGCCGCCCTGCGACGGAGCGGCGACATCGCCGCCGCGTTTCAGTCGTATCCGTCGCTCCTCACTGGCGATGGCGATGTGCCAGTCGCATTGCGCGCGCCCTGCGCCATCAACTGTACCCACCGCGATGCGCGACTCGCCATCGGACTCGACCGAAACGGATTTGTTTTGGTGGCGCTCACCCGCTTCGACGCCGGCGGCGAAGCACTCGGCTTCATCCCGCTGGGCCTCACCGTTCCCGAAATGACCGCCCTCATGGGCGCACTCGGCGCGCGCCAAGCGATGCTCTTGGACGGCGGCATCTCCGCGCAAATGCTCGTGCGCGATGCGCGCGGATCCGCCCACACCTGGCGCGGCGTCCGCCGCGTCCCGCTCGGCCTTGTCGCAATTCCGCGATAGGCGGGACCCTTACTGCAACTGCATACCACATCGCGGAGACTCGACTACCGCAACTCAGCGACGATCGTCAGGTACTCGTTCACGAAACCTTTGGTGACCGTCAGCTGCACGCGCTTGGCGAACACGCGCGGATGCCGGACGTACCACCGCAGCAGGCCGCGTCGCCGGTCGTGGGAACGCACGCCGTGCCCGTGACCGAAGATATCGCCCAGTGAAATCCGCTGAGACTGCTCCAGCGCGCGAATCTCCTTGAACCCGTGCGCCGAGAGCAGTTGCCGGAACGAGGCCCGCGTGAAGTCGTGCAGGTGGTGCCGGTTGCTGTCGGTGCAAACGGTCACGGGCACCGAGGCGATGAACCGCCCGCCCTTCGGGAGCACCTTCGCCACGTGCGCCACGTAGGCAGTCGGATTGGGCAGATGCTCCACCGTTTCCATGCTTACCCACACGGAAGGCTGCGGTGTGGGCGCAAAGCGCAGCGCGTCGGCCTCGAAGTACGTGATGCCGTCATGCGCATGGCGCGAACGCGCATACTCCAGCGCGCCACGGTCCAGGTCCACCCCCTGCACCGACCGCGCCCCCGCTTGCAGCAACACCTCGCTGCCGAATCCCGTGCCGCACGCGCAGTCCACCACGTCGGCATCGCGCACGTATTCGGCAGCCAGCGTGTAGCGCTCCTGGTGCAGCGCCAGCAATGCCCTGTCAAATGCCGCGTCAGCAGGCAGCAAGAGCGGATCAAGCCGCTCGGAAGTGTAAGGAAGAATCTTCTGTTGTCTCTCTGTTGTTTCTCTGTTTTCTCTCTGTTGTTTTTCAGTACTTCGCCAAGTACTGCGCCAGCTCCCACTCCGACACCTGTGTCACGTACTCTCTCCACTCCTGTCTCTTGGCATCTAGGAAGTGTCGAGTGACATGCTCGCCGAGCGCCGCGCACATCTCCTTGTCCTTCTCGAGTTCGTCGCACGCCTCGTTGAGGTCGTGCGGCAGGTCGTCGATGCGCAGGCGCCGCTTCTCGCGGAAGCTCATCTCCCAGATGTTCTCGTCCACCGGCTCGCGGCTCGAGGCCTCGGTCTCGAGCCCATCCAGTCCGGCCGCGAGCATGACCGCGAGCGCCAGGTACGGGTTGGCGCTGGGATCGGGCGACCGCAACTCCACGCGCGTTCCCGTGCCGCGGCGCGCCGGCACGCGAATCAGCGGCGACCGATTGCGCATCGACCACGCGACGTTCACCGGCGCCTCGAATCCGGGCACGAGCCGCTTGTACGAGTTCACCAGCGGATTGGTGATCGCGCTCATCCCCCGGGCGTGCCGCAACAGGCCGCCAATGTAGTGGTGTGCCACCGATGAGAGCTCAAACTCGCCCTTCGGATCGAAGAAGGCGTTCTGCCCGTCCTTGAACAGCGACTGGTGCGTGTGCATGCCGCTGCCGTTCTGTCCATAGATCGGCTTGGGCATGAACGAGGCGTGCATGCCGAACTGTTGCGCCACGTTGCGCACCACGAACCGGAAGGTGGCAAGCGCATCGGCCGTGGTGAGCGCGTCGGCGTACCGGAAATCGATCTCGTGCTGTCCGTGCGCCACTTCGTGATGCGCCGCCTCGATCTCGAATCCCATCTGCTCCAGCGCATCCACGATCGCGCGCCGCGCATCTTCGCCGAGGTCCACCGGGCCGAGATCGAAG
It contains:
- a CDS encoding MtrB/PioB family outer membrane beta-barrel protein, giving the protein MTRAMKIPAFVAMGLLMVASAASAQNAPTSGGSITIKTTGVEDVTSSKFTEYKDIPNGASISNFNLFSTTKQVDFNLTGQNVSLKNQRYFGSLKAMGLGVKFDYNQVPHNMGFDAHATLAESAPGVWTAPSTLRTALANAINAMMPTSTRTIPWYQGLFTPTFQAAGLVDITGVRKTGNVELDLGSHLPLPVTLSYTNTLKEGYRGLTSMNIRGALGPAMEAATPLDEMTHDIGIKTSYTFKHGSAYAGYNLSIYDNRAQSMLIDNLVQGVDQVQTAAVGSTVPAMGGPSRDRVVMAPDNEASTARAGVTFKFAKQTRISAGLALSMLTQDAPFFPYTAAAMNSSPSGLNLASRAALQQPSYGGKVNTTMYNFAFSSRPAEGLTLRAQYRVNDLKDKSDKYVITGDASQGNGAWTAVTATAADPFGHATANIYDTKSSRYSASATYDYQAFTIEGQVRGGQLERTHREAEKGTESGMGVTALYHYNDWLGFRGTYDFSKRTAEGETVYGFQLDEAAFENTKTGVEIELTPADGFDLSFAYFRRNVDFVDRPNRIAVSAGVPIAGAVATPNTPSGLLDTKYDSYTGEFNYVANARLTIGGFYTFEKDARTNQWSTTNSATAPVNPLKINNLLNYAGTDETNTYGANFTFQVVPERQTFSFAATSQRVDGLMDVTALETGTFYNPGRTTLIPAGQGGAGDLTDWDDTEITTLNASYNYVVTKDWAISAGYMFEKYDYKDPYNWNSSLMPTTLIFKMKPDDGKYTANLVYAKLTFKF
- a CDS encoding DmsE family decaheme c-type cytochrome, which encodes MRHFRFTTMLAGALALLVGSGAFAQAGAQAASWKASDCESCHDKALTPAYNKSAHAKVEQACAKCHNDVDAHFKAQSEGKDGPVPSLKKMKAADLNANCLSCHEKGNQESYVSGMHARRNVSCASCHSVHSPKSATAQLKTKSDAETCYACHKTQRAQMNRTSHHPVREGKMGCSSCHNPHEGNTPKMVKAETATELCYSCHTEKRGPFLFEHAPVREDCATCHNPHGSNHMRMLNQKMPNLCWGCHLTGSGHFGSLDKYATEQGVTIAPTGAPSGYPTVNSRFVGRSCANCHLNIHGSNSPSGAYFIR
- a CDS encoding glutamine synthetase III, with translation MNPRVAAIRAIASRVVTPPDIPSTKEGGEPISHYFGSLTFGARQMRDKLPKEVFAKLNSAIRLGKKLDVDIAPTVAQVIKEWAMSNGVTHFCHWFQPQTGLTAEKHDAFFSFDENKLPMESFTGEQLIQSEPDASSFPSGGLRATWEARGYTAWNPASPVFIMDSAGTKTLCIPSVFIGYNGEALDEVTPLLRSSDVLSHKAMEVLELLGDKGAMRVYTTMGAEQEYFLIDRGHFSLRPDLVMGGRTLIGAPPPRGQQLEDHYFGGIPERVQACIAEVEYELYRLGVPIVTRHNEVAPCQFEMAPVFEETDIATDHNQLVMAILRKVAMRHGLVALLHEKPFAGINGSGKHCNWSMSVASDNELDGVNLLKPGKTPHQNLRFLLFLAAVLKAVFKHQGLLRAGIATSGNEHRLGANEAPPAIISVFLGAMLTNMIEDIVAGRTGTSADAAMIKLGVAKLPEIAQDNTDRNRTSPLAFTGAKFEFRAVGSSQSIAFPVMVLNTVVAEAIGELTADLKDELKKTKSIDDAVLKVVRIAFKETASIRFEGNNYSEEWVKEAKTRGLLNLRRTPEALDYLKVPTTRKLFTALGILSEAELESRYHVRIERYTKDMLIEMHTMREMADTMVIPAAFKYLGVVADAAQKSKAAGIKTNPAAAAATTLARQITDLQKRTAALRAAAEKGDSMHETPGKCAQFLTSTGADCMAKVREVCDSLELTIGDEFWPLPRYREMVFPV
- a CDS encoding phosphodiester glycosidase family protein; the protein is MIRTAALVLAAAFVAAGEPATLSVRGANGRTAWWREDRAPVRWEHAHPVVTHAIVWHRGAPGVEWGELSLEAGGEAWRTRVIIARLDPRRVRFDVQWGVDSAAQPAWSISSAPTNVRFAVNAGQFTATLPWGWVVAGGQERLGPGRGPLSSAFIIDREGAVRIVDGDTLAALRRSGDIAAAFQSYPSLLTGDGDVPVALRAPCAINCTHRDARLAIGLDRNGFVLVALTRFDAGGEALGFIPLGLTVPEMTALMGALGARQAMLLDGGISAQMLVRDARGSAHTWRGVRRVPLGLVAIPR
- a CDS encoding class I SAM-dependent methyltransferase, translated to MLPADAAFDRALLALHQERYTLAAEYVRDADVVDCACGTGFGSEVLLQAGARSVQGVDLDRGALEYARSRHAHDGITYFEADALRFAPTPQPSVWVSMETVEHLPNPTAYVAHVAKVLPKGGRFIASVPVTVCTDSNRHHLHDFTRASFRQLLSAHGFKEIRALEQSQRISLGDIFGHGHGVRSHDRRRGLLRWYVRHPRVFAKRVQLTVTKGFVNEYLTIVAELR
- a CDS encoding glutamine synthetase family protein, encoding MTTSRALLSDLRGVTAKDLMAIVAQHQVRFVRLQFTDILGVNKNVEVPTSQLKKALEGDILFDGSSIEGFVRVEESDMLLRPDLETFRIFPWSDPQARVARLICDITTPEGEPFAGDPRGVLKRQVARAARLGYTMFAGMEAEFFLFRLGPDGAPSTTTHDVGSYFDLGPVDLGEDARRAIVDALEQMGFEIEAAHHEVAHGQHEIDFRYADALTTADALATFRFVVRNVAQQFGMHASFMPKPIYGQNGSGMHTHQSLFKDGQNAFFDPKGEFELSSVAHHYIGGLLRHARGMSAITNPLVNSYKRLVPGFEAPVNVAWSMRNRSPLIRVPARRGTGTRVELRSPDPSANPYLALAVMLAAGLDGLETEASSREPVDENIWEMSFREKRRLRIDDLPHDLNEACDELEKDKEMCAALGEHVTRHFLDAKRQEWREYVTQVSEWELAQYLAKY